One Rhodoferax ferrireducens T118 DNA segment encodes these proteins:
- the cysD gene encoding sulfate adenylyltransferase subunit CysD, which produces MNAPILSNLLQPMTHHPRPDHLSNAHLDALEEETIFILREVAAAFERPTLLFSGGKDSLVMLKCAEKAFMDSKTGGHIPYPLLMIDTGHNFHEVTDFRDARAKELGAELIVRSVEDSMARGTVRLAHPGESRNVHQSVTLLEAIEEFRFDALIGGARRDEEKARAKERIFSHRDSFGQWQPKEQRPELWTLFNTRLHPGEHFRVFPISNWTELDVWQYIARERVALPSLYYTHQRAVVERKGLLVPVTDLTPAKPGEQVQTRNVRFRTVGDITCTCPVESRAATPDDIVIETLAADVSERGATRMDDKTSEASMEKRKKDGYF; this is translated from the coding sequence ATGAATGCCCCGATACTTTCCAACCTGCTGCAACCCATGACGCACCACCCCCGCCCTGACCATCTCAGCAACGCCCATCTCGATGCGCTGGAGGAAGAAACCATCTTCATCCTGCGCGAGGTGGCGGCCGCGTTTGAGCGCCCGACCTTGCTGTTCTCCGGCGGCAAAGACTCGCTGGTGATGCTCAAGTGCGCTGAAAAAGCCTTTATGGACAGCAAAACCGGCGGCCACATTCCCTACCCGCTGCTGATGATCGACACCGGCCACAACTTCCATGAGGTCACTGATTTCCGTGACGCCCGGGCCAAAGAGCTGGGCGCCGAGCTGATTGTGCGCAGCGTCGAAGACTCGATGGCGCGTGGCACCGTGCGGCTGGCGCATCCGGGCGAAAGCCGCAACGTGCACCAGTCGGTCACGCTGCTCGAAGCCATTGAAGAATTCCGCTTTGACGCGCTGATTGGCGGGGCCCGGCGTGACGAAGAAAAGGCGCGCGCCAAGGAGCGCATCTTCAGCCACCGCGACAGTTTTGGTCAATGGCAACCGAAAGAGCAACGCCCCGAGCTGTGGACGCTGTTCAACACTCGCCTGCACCCAGGTGAACACTTCCGGGTATTCCCGATCAGCAACTGGACCGAGCTCGATGTGTGGCAGTACATTGCCCGTGAACGGGTCGCCCTGCCCTCGCTTTATTACACGCACCAACGGGCGGTGGTGGAGCGCAAAGGCCTGCTGGTGCCGGTGACCGACTTGACCCCGGCCAAGCCGGGTGAGCAAGTGCAAACACGCAACGTGCGGTTTCGCACCGTGGGCGACATCACCTGCACCTGCCCGGTGGAAAGCCGGGCCGCGACGCCGGACGACATCGTGATCGAAACCCTGGCCGCCGATGTGAGCGAGCGCGGCGCGACCCGCATGGACGACAAAACCTCTGAGGCTTCGATGGAGAAGCGCAAGAAAGACGGATACTTCTGA
- a CDS encoding DUF934 domain-containing protein, translated as MQNTLKLIAANLDSTLATGLNVINLANDADPRTVALAGVDRVELNFPKFTDGRAFSQALLLRRRLGFKGEIRATGDVLIDQVLQMQRSGFDAAVLRADQDIEQAQRQLERFSGFYQGDVQRAPLFAAATGVSAGVKTPKELRHERH; from the coding sequence ATGCAAAATACTCTCAAATTAATAGCTGCCAACCTAGATTCAACGCTGGCTACAGGCCTGAATGTCATAAATTTGGCGAACGATGCCGACCCGCGCACCGTGGCGCTGGCTGGGGTGGACCGCGTTGAGCTGAACTTCCCCAAGTTCACCGATGGCCGCGCCTTTAGCCAGGCGTTGTTGCTGCGCCGCCGTCTGGGCTTCAAGGGCGAGATTCGCGCCACCGGCGACGTGCTGATCGACCAAGTGCTGCAAATGCAGCGCAGCGGCTTTGATGCCGCCGTGCTGCGCGCTGACCAGGACATCGAGCAGGCGCAGCGCCAGCTTGAGCGCTTCAGCGGCTTTTACCAAGGTGATGTGCAGCGAGCGCCCCTGTTTGCGGCGGCAACCGGCGTCTCTGCCGGCGTCAAAACACCGAAGGAGTTGCGGCATGAGCGCCATTGA
- the fdxA gene encoding ferredoxin FdxA, translating into MTHTVTEACIKCKYTDCVDVCPVDCFREGPNFLTIDPDECIDCAVCIPECPVNAIYAEEDVPKDQQHMTKINAELAKLPGWKTITKRKPALPEAEEWKDKTGKLPYLIR; encoded by the coding sequence ATGACACATACCGTCACTGAAGCCTGTATCAAATGCAAGTACACCGATTGCGTTGATGTCTGTCCCGTGGATTGCTTTCGCGAGGGCCCCAACTTTCTGACCATTGACCCCGATGAGTGCATTGACTGCGCCGTCTGCATCCCCGAGTGCCCTGTCAACGCCATCTACGCCGAAGAAGACGTGCCCAAAGATCAGCAGCACATGACCAAAATCAACGCCGAGCTGGCCAAGTTACCAGGCTGGAAAACCATCACCAAGCGCAAGCCCGCGCTGCCTGAGGCCGAAGAGTGGAAAGACAAGACCGGCAAGCTGCCGTATCTGATTCGTTGA
- a CDS encoding sulfate adenylyltransferase subunit 1, which yields MDTTTSIAARAYSTGASGRNDINIDTQSALRFITCGSVDDGKSTLIGRLLIDSRSVLLDQLANVSKSGEADLAQFTDGLSAEREQGITIDVAYRYFNTAQRKFIIGDAPGHEQYTRNMVTAASSADAAVVLVDATKLQWQSPNLELLPQTRRHSLLAHLLRVNSIVFAVNKLDALEDTAKPETAGQAALAFANISHALAAFSQAAGIEVAAIVPISALKGHNVVEAAEGWCGYSGPSLLDILELLPVTPADTALPLAFPVQWVEKFSSSSDTSQGRRVFWGRVATGFAQVGQTVKLLPSGQSASIAQVLGHTRQPGAVAAGHSAGIVLDREVDVSRGDWLLAVEPAPTETPMAEDDFDTVPASASLAPSRELKVTVAWMDDEPLVAGRVYWALHGHRWVKARIKRIVHKLDINTLAEEAATALAANAIGHVELLLQEPIAARPFSQSRVLGALVLVDTASHKTSGAVLIN from the coding sequence ATGGACACTACGACTTCAATAGCTGCTCGCGCTTATTCCACGGGGGCTAGCGGCCGAAATGATATAAATATTGACACGCAATCGGCCTTGCGCTTCATCACCTGCGGCAGCGTCGATGACGGCAAAAGTACGCTGATTGGCCGCCTGTTGATCGACAGCCGCTCGGTGCTGTTGGACCAACTGGCCAACGTCTCCAAGAGCGGCGAGGCGGACCTGGCGCAGTTCACCGACGGCCTGTCGGCCGAGCGCGAGCAAGGCATCACCATCGACGTGGCCTACCGTTACTTCAACACCGCGCAGCGCAAATTCATCATTGGCGATGCCCCCGGCCACGAGCAATACACCCGCAACATGGTCACCGCCGCCAGCAGCGCCGATGCCGCCGTGGTGCTGGTCGATGCCACCAAACTGCAATGGCAAAGCCCCAACCTGGAGTTGCTGCCGCAAACCCGGCGCCATTCGCTGCTGGCCCACTTGCTGCGCGTCAACAGCATCGTGTTTGCCGTCAACAAGCTCGATGCGCTGGAAGACACGGCCAAGCCCGAGACGGCGGGCCAGGCCGCACTGGCGTTTGCCAATATCAGCCACGCGCTGGCAGCATTTTCGCAAGCCGCTGGCATTGAGGTGGCGGCGATCGTGCCGATTTCTGCGCTCAAGGGGCACAACGTGGTGGAAGCGGCCGAGGGCTGGTGCGGCTACAGCGGCCCGAGTCTGCTCGACATTCTGGAATTGTTGCCCGTGACCCCGGCGGATACCGCCTTGCCGCTGGCCTTTCCGGTGCAGTGGGTCGAAAAATTCTCCTCCAGCAGCGACACCTCGCAGGGTCGGCGTGTCTTTTGGGGCCGTGTCGCCACCGGTTTTGCCCAGGTCGGGCAAACCGTCAAACTGTTGCCCAGCGGCCAGAGCGCCAGCATTGCACAGGTGCTGGGCCACACGCGCCAACCCGGCGCGGTGGCCGCCGGGCACAGCGCCGGCATTGTGCTGGACCGTGAGGTCGATGTGTCGCGCGGCGACTGGCTGCTGGCGGTTGAACCTGCTCCAACAGAGACCCCGATGGCCGAGGATGATTTCGATACCGTGCCAGCCAGCGCCAGCCTGGCACCCAGCCGCGAACTCAAGGTCACCGTTGCCTGGATGGACGACGAGCCGCTGGTCGCGGGTCGCGTTTATTGGGCGCTGCATGGGCACCGCTGGGTCAAAGCCCGGATCAAGCGCATCGTGCACAAGCTCGACATCAACACCCTGGCCGAAGAAGCCGCCACGGCGCTGGCCGCGAATGCCATCGGCCATGTCGAGCTGCTGCTGCAAGAGCCGATAGCGGCGCGGCCCTTCAGCCAGTCCCGGGTGCTGGGTGCGCTGGTGCTGGTGGACACGGCCTCGCACAAAACCTCGGGCGCGGTGCTGATCAATTGA
- a CDS encoding NAD(P)/FAD-dependent oxidoreductase, with protein MRNHQDPIETDAVIVGAGPVGLFQVFELGLLEIKAHVVDSLAYPGGQCIELYPDKPIYDIPAVPVCTGRELTQNLLKQIAPFGATFHYGQEVTVVEKQSDGRFFVETSKGTRFLSKTIFIAAGVGAFQPRTLKVDGLEVFEDSQLFYRVRNPADFADKNLVIVGGGDSALDWALDFVKDGPNKAASVILIHRRDGFKAAPASVAKMRELCDALEMQFIVGQVTGFEAQDSLLTGIKVTGADGVTRVVPLDVLLVFFGLSPKLGPIAEWGLDIERKQLKVDTEKFSTSEPGIFAVGDINIYPGKKKLILSGFHECALAAFGAMPIISPEKKVFLQYTTTSPKLHKVLGVESPVFD; from the coding sequence GTGCGCAACCATCAAGACCCCATAGAAACCGACGCTGTGATCGTCGGTGCCGGCCCGGTCGGGCTGTTTCAGGTGTTCGAACTCGGCCTGCTCGAAATCAAGGCCCACGTGGTCGATTCGCTGGCCTACCCCGGCGGTCAGTGCATTGAGCTCTATCCGGACAAACCGATTTATGACATTCCGGCGGTGCCGGTCTGTACCGGCCGGGAGCTGACGCAAAACCTGCTGAAACAGATTGCGCCGTTTGGTGCCACCTTTCACTACGGGCAGGAAGTCACGGTGGTGGAAAAACAAAGCGACGGACGTTTTTTTGTAGAAACCTCCAAGGGCACACGCTTCCTGAGCAAAACCATCTTCATTGCTGCAGGCGTGGGCGCCTTCCAGCCGCGCACCCTCAAGGTTGACGGCCTGGAGGTGTTTGAAGACTCGCAATTGTTTTACCGCGTGCGCAACCCGGCCGATTTTGCGGACAAGAATCTGGTCATCGTCGGTGGCGGCGATTCCGCCCTCGACTGGGCCCTGGACTTTGTCAAGGACGGCCCCAACAAAGCCGCCAGCGTGATCCTGATCCATCGTCGCGACGGCTTCAAGGCGGCGCCGGCGAGTGTGGCCAAGATGCGCGAACTGTGCGACGCGCTGGAGATGCAGTTCATCGTGGGTCAAGTCACCGGCTTTGAAGCCCAGGACAGCCTGCTGACCGGCATCAAAGTCACCGGTGCTGACGGCGTCACCCGTGTCGTGCCGCTCGATGTGTTACTGGTATTTTTTGGTTTGTCGCCCAAACTCGGCCCCATTGCCGAGTGGGGTCTGGACATCGAGCGCAAACAGCTCAAGGTGGACACCGAGAAGTTTTCAACCAGCGAGCCAGGTATTTTTGCCGTCGGCGATATCAACATCTACCCCGGCAAAAAGAAACTGATCTTGAGTGGCTTTCATGAATGCGCACTCGCCGCCTTTGGCGCCATGCCGATCATTTCGCCCGAAAAAAAGGTCTTTTTGCAGTACACCACCACCAGTCCGAAGCTGCACAAAGTGTTGGGGGTAGAGTCGCCGGTGTTTGACTGA
- a CDS encoding phosphoadenylyl-sulfate reductase encodes MSAIDLNARASGNFEAKLLETTAVLQQAARDYAPLSAGTAPRVTLACSLGAEDMVIAHLINSLQLDIGIFVLETGMLHTETLDLLARLKASSRAPVQVFTPATEAVVQFVAREGKEAMYKSIELRKACCNIRKMEPLNRALTGKAAWITGLRREQSGARADVPLIDTSDATRVKLNPLANWTWGDVWHFIAINKIDYNPLHDQFYPSIGCAPCTRAISLGEDFRAGRWWWEDETAKECGLHVKASPLPEKAPT; translated from the coding sequence ATGAGCGCCATTGATCTCAACGCCCGCGCCTCAGGCAACTTTGAAGCCAAACTGCTTGAGACAACTGCAGTGCTGCAACAGGCCGCGCGTGACTACGCGCCGCTGAGCGCAGGTACTGCGCCGCGTGTCACGCTGGCTTGCAGTCTGGGCGCCGAAGACATGGTGATTGCACACCTGATCAACAGCTTGCAGCTCGACATTGGCATTTTTGTGCTGGAAACGGGCATGCTGCACACCGAGACGCTTGACTTGCTGGCTCGCCTCAAAGCCTCGTCACGCGCCCCGGTGCAGGTCTTCACCCCGGCCACCGAGGCGGTCGTGCAGTTTGTGGCGCGTGAAGGCAAGGAGGCGATGTACAAAAGCATTGAACTGCGCAAAGCCTGCTGCAACATCCGGAAAATGGAACCTTTGAACCGCGCCCTCACAGGCAAAGCCGCCTGGATCACCGGCCTGCGCCGCGAGCAGTCCGGCGCGCGCGCGGACGTGCCCCTGATCGACACCTCAGATGCCACCCGCGTCAAGCTCAACCCGCTGGCCAACTGGACCTGGGGTGACGTCTGGCATTTCATCGCCATCAACAAGATTGACTACAACCCGCTGCACGACCAGTTTTACCCCAGCATCGGCTGCGCGCCCTGCACCCGGGCCATCAGCCTGGGCGAAGATTTTCGCGCCGGGCGCTGGTGGTGGGAAGACGAGACAGCCAAAGAATGCGGCCTGCATGTCAAAGCCAGCCCACTGCCAGAAAAGGCCCCCACATGA
- a CDS encoding sulfite exporter TauE/SafE family protein — translation MQDFAFIFAGFFVGIVVGLTGVGGGSLMTPILIFVFGVKPYMAVGTDLLFAAFTKMGGTVKMARARQVEWRVVFHLSAGSIPAALITLLILNRVGAASAHVQHLMTSTLGVALLLTAAATLYKAMRGKAAPTSVARGQEALAAKPLHWSLPLLFGAVIGTLVTLTSVGAGAIGVTVLMVLYPLLPLPRIVAADIAYAVPLTLVAGLGHASLGSVDWPLLAKLLAGSIPGIWVGSHLMSRIPERMIRSLLSVLLAYAGTKLIAL, via the coding sequence ATGCAAGACTTCGCTTTCATTTTTGCCGGCTTTTTTGTTGGAATCGTGGTCGGCCTCACCGGGGTCGGCGGCGGCTCACTGATGACACCCATCCTGATCTTTGTTTTTGGCGTCAAGCCCTACATGGCCGTCGGCACCGATCTGCTGTTTGCCGCGTTTACCAAAATGGGCGGCACCGTCAAGATGGCACGCGCGCGTCAGGTGGAGTGGCGTGTCGTGTTTCATCTCTCGGCGGGCAGCATTCCGGCGGCATTGATTACCCTTTTGATCCTCAACCGAGTGGGTGCGGCCAGCGCCCATGTTCAGCATCTGATGACCAGCACGCTGGGCGTGGCCTTGCTGCTCACGGCGGCAGCCACCCTGTACAAGGCCATGCGCGGCAAGGCAGCACCCACGTCTGTGGCGCGCGGCCAGGAGGCACTGGCCGCCAAGCCCTTGCACTGGAGCCTGCCGCTGCTGTTTGGTGCCGTGATTGGCACACTCGTGACCCTCACCTCCGTGGGCGCGGGTGCCATTGGCGTCACCGTGCTGATGGTGTTGTACCCCTTGCTGCCGCTGCCGCGCATTGTGGCGGCCGATATTGCCTATGCCGTGCCGCTCACCCTGGTGGCGGGGCTGGGCCACGCCTCGCTGGGTTCGGTGGACTGGCCCTTGCTGGCCAAACTGCTGGCGGGTTCGATTCCCGGCATCTGGGTCGGCTCGCACCTGATGTCGCGCATTCCAGAGCGGATGATTCGTTCCCTGCTGTCCGTGCTGCTGGCCTATGCCGGCACCAAATTAATCGCCCTGTGA
- a CDS encoding nitrite/sulfite reductase, with protein sequence MYQYTDFDRQFVHQRAAQYRDQLERNLSGQLSDDDFRPLRLQNGWYVQRYAPMLRVAVPYGELASRQLRVLARIAREFDQPSAQVYETATTTQAALGTPHLPTGYGHFTTRHNVQFNWIPLDKSADVMELLASVDMHGIQTSGNCIRNITSDALAGVAVDEDIDPRPYCEIMRQWSTLHPEFAFLPRKFKIAVSGAREDRAATAWHDIGLHLLRDADGQIGFKVQVGGGMGRTPVIASTIRSFLPWNEILNFLEAVVRVYNRWGRRDNMYKARIKILVKAEGQRFIDEVEAEYQDILTHDGAPHTIPQTELDRVSASFRPPALAQQGQAAIKNEATEWSDKDANEYQRWLRQNVAPHKDPALRAVTLSFKRLGQAPGDASADQLDTAADLADRFSAGEVRVTHQQNLLLPWVRADQLPALWQAARQAGLAKANIGLLTDMIACPGGDLCALANARSIPVAAAISERFQDLDELFDLGQIDLHISGCINSCGHHHSGHIGILGVDKDGREWYQVSLGGSDGSTLSGAAVPGKVIGPSFAASEVTDVVEALLDTYRLQRLPGERFITTVRRLGLEPFRAAANQVRSETGNSGKELHIHLTTADALTD encoded by the coding sequence ATGTACCAATACACCGACTTTGACCGCCAATTTGTTCATCAACGCGCCGCGCAGTACCGCGACCAGCTTGAGCGCAACCTGAGCGGTCAGCTCAGCGACGATGATTTCCGCCCCTTGCGGCTGCAAAACGGCTGGTATGTGCAGCGCTACGCGCCCATGCTGCGTGTGGCGGTGCCGTACGGCGAGCTGGCCAGCCGGCAACTGCGCGTGCTGGCCCGCATTGCGCGCGAGTTTGACCAACCCAGCGCGCAGGTTTATGAGACCGCCACGACGACCCAGGCCGCGCTGGGCACGCCGCATTTGCCCACCGGTTACGGCCACTTCACGACCCGCCACAACGTGCAGTTCAACTGGATCCCGCTGGACAAGAGTGCCGATGTGATGGAACTGCTGGCCAGTGTGGACATGCACGGCATTCAGACCAGCGGCAATTGCATTCGCAACATCACCAGCGACGCGCTGGCCGGTGTGGCGGTTGACGAGGACATCGACCCGCGCCCGTATTGCGAAATCATGCGCCAGTGGAGCACGCTGCACCCCGAGTTTGCGTTTTTGCCGCGCAAGTTCAAGATCGCGGTCTCGGGCGCACGGGAGGACCGCGCGGCCACCGCCTGGCACGACATTGGTCTGCACCTGCTGCGCGACGCGGACGGCCAGATCGGCTTCAAGGTCCAGGTGGGGGGCGGCATGGGCCGCACACCGGTCATTGCCAGCACCATCCGTTCCTTTTTGCCTTGGAACGAGATTCTGAACTTTCTGGAAGCCGTGGTGCGCGTCTATAACCGCTGGGGCCGACGCGACAACATGTACAAGGCGCGCATCAAGATTCTGGTCAAGGCCGAGGGCCAGCGCTTCATCGACGAGGTCGAGGCCGAGTACCAGGACATCCTGACCCACGACGGCGCGCCGCACACGATTCCGCAGACCGAGCTGGACCGGGTTTCAGCATCATTCAGGCCGCCTGCCCTTGCGCAGCAAGGACAAGCAGCTATCAAGAATGAAGCGACTGAATGGTCGGACAAGGACGCCAACGAGTACCAGCGCTGGCTCAGGCAAAACGTGGCGCCGCACAAAGACCCCGCTTTGCGCGCCGTCACCCTGTCGTTCAAGCGCCTGGGTCAGGCCCCGGGCGACGCCAGCGCCGATCAGTTGGATACCGCCGCTGATCTGGCGGACCGGTTCAGCGCCGGTGAAGTACGCGTCACGCACCAGCAGAACCTGCTGCTGCCCTGGGTACGCGCCGACCAGTTGCCCGCGCTGTGGCAGGCGGCCCGTCAAGCCGGTCTGGCCAAAGCCAACATCGGGCTGTTGACCGACATGATTGCCTGCCCCGGCGGCGACTTGTGCGCGCTGGCCAACGCCCGCTCCATTCCCGTGGCCGCGGCGATCAGCGAGCGCTTCCAGGACCTTGACGAGCTGTTTGACCTGGGCCAGATTGACCTGCACATCAGCGGCTGCATCAACTCCTGCGGTCACCATCACAGCGGTCACATCGGCATTTTGGGCGTCGACAAGGATGGGCGCGAGTGGTACCAGGTGTCGCTCGGCGGCTCGGACGGCAGCACACTGTCTGGCGCCGCCGTGCCGGGCAAGGTGATTGGGCCGTCATTTGCGGCGTCTGAAGTGACCGATGTGGTGGAGGCGCTGCTGGACACCTACCGCCTGCAGCGTTTGCCTGGTGAGCGTTTTATCACCACCGTGCGGCGCCTCGGTCTGGAGCCGTTTCGCGCTGCCGCCAACCAAGTGCGCAGCGAGACCGGCAACAGCGGCAAAGAACTCCATATTCATCTGACCACGGCCGATGCCTTGACCGATTGA